The window GCCCAGCGACTCCGCCTCCGAGCGCCGCATGACGGACAGGTTGGCCCCGGTGTCGAACATGTAGGAGCGGAGCGAGTCACCGATCACGACGGGCACGCGCGCGTACCTGCCGCGCGGGATGCTGGTGGAGGTCCGCCGCACGACGCGCTGAGGCGCCACGTCCGCGAGGGCGCGTGCGATGCGCAGCTCGTTTTCCGTTTCCGCCCGGAGCAGCGAGTCGAGGTTCTCGAGCGCGAAGAAGTGCTCTGCTGCGGCGGCCGCAGCGGCGTACTCGTGGAGTCGGAAGTGGTTGCGGTAGCGTAGCCGGTGGGCGACCGCGCGCATGCTGCCGTTGATTCCGTCGAGACCCGGGCCGAGCAGGTCCAGCTGCCGGTTGGACTCGATGGGGTCGTTGAATGCGTGAGCGACGATAGCGCGGAGCAGCGTGACGCGCGCGTCGTCCAGCGTCGGCTGCTGCTCGAGTGCGGTGCGCAGGCCGAAATAATCCCGGCGCTCGTACATCTCGACCAGCTGCCTGACTTCGTCATGCGACGACCACACGCGGATGGATGCGCATCCGGCGGGAAGCAGCAGCAGCGCGAGCCAGGAGAAACGGTGCAGCCGGTGCATCCAGGGCTCCTGCGAATCGAATGCGGCGGGTGAGCCGGCCATGGTCGGGCCGCCGGCGACTCCAGCCCGGAGCCGCAGCGGTCGGCGCGGGCGATGGCGTCGCCGGCTCACTACAGTGTAACGCCGTGAGGATCACCCGTGTGACGACCTTACCCCTGGAAATCTGACACGGTTCATCCGCGGGGACGAATGACGGGTCTCCGGATTCGATGTGCAGTTTCCGGTCGATCAGCGGAGCCCGGGAGGTTAGCATCGTGGGAGCCACTACCCTCGAACGGAGCACCGGGAGCCCCGGATGAACACGACGATCGAACGCACGCTGCCGCCGGCGGACGAGATGTACGGTGCGCTGCTCGCGCGTGACACCCGCTACGACGGCATCTTCTTCACGGCGGTCCGCACGACCGGCATCTTCTGCCGGCCCACGTGCCCCGCAAAGAAGCCGGACCGGCGCAACGTCGATTTCTTCGCGTCGGCGCGCGCTGCCCTGGCTCACGGGTTCCGGCCCTGCCTCCGCTGCCGCCCGATGGAGCCGCCCGGCGCCACCCCGGAGCCGATCCGTCTGCTGCTGGCCGAGATCGAGCGTGCGCCGATGAACCGGCTGCGCGACGCCGACCTGCGCGCCCGGGGTCTCGAGCCCGCGGCGCTGCGCCGCTGGTTCCGCACCCATCACGGGATGACCTTCCAGGCGTACCACCGCGCACTGCGGCTTTCCCGCGCGCTGGGCCAGCTCGCGAGCGGCGCCGACATCACCCGCGCTGCCTTCGACAACGGCTACGATTCGCTGAGCGGCTTCCAGGATGCGCTGCGCCAGATCACCGGGCGCTCCCCGGCGCGCAGCCGGAACACGACGGTCGTGCACCTCTCGCGCGTCCTGACGCCCCTCGGTCCGATGCTGCTCGGGACTGCCGACGAGCAGGTTTGCATCCTGGAGTTCACGGATCGCCGCATGCTGGAAACGCAGCTCACACGGCTCAGCCGGAAGCTGGGGTGTGCCTTTCTGCCCGGATCGACCGACGTGAGTCGCCGGATGGAAGGGGAGCTGGCGGAGTACTTCGCCGGTGAGCGCCGCGTCTTCGAGACCCCGGTCGCCACGCCCGGCACGGACTTCCAGCAGCGCGTCTGGGCCGCACTGCGCGAGATTCCCTTCGGCACCGTGCGCAGCTACGGCGAGCAGGCGCGCGCGATCGGTGAGCCGAACGCGGTGCGCGCCGTCGCGCGCGCGAACGGCGACAATCGCATCGCGATCGTGATCCCCTGCCACCGCGTCATCGGTGCGGACGGCACGCTGACCGGCTATGGCGGCGGACTCTGGCGCAAGCAGTGGCTGCTGGAGCACGAGGGCTGGACTTCACCCGGCACCGGTTCCGTGACGAGCGCGCAGACAGAGCTGCTCTGAACGCCGGGGCGCCCCCGCGCGGGCGCCCCACCGGTCAGCGGCTACTGCCCGGGCGCGTAGCGACGCTCGGCGTGCGCCTCGACGTCCGAACGGTAGAAATACACGTCGCGCAGTGCGCCCATGGCGTAAATCGCTGCCTGGTCGTCGAAGTGGGGCGAGGCCGGATCCCCGCTCTCGCCGCCCGCGGAGACGGCCCTGGCCCGTACGCTGTCCCCGAACTCCACGACCGCAACGAAGCTGTTGCCGCTCGTGCCGTACCACTTCTTCGTGTTCGGGTAGGGCCGTGCGCCGAACGAGGCCAGCGAGCCCCAGCGCGCGGAGGTGAACGGCACCGGGATGCTGTGCCTGGCGTCGTCGAAGTTGGGGCCGATCTCCGGGCTGATGCGCTGGAAGCGGTTGATGTGCCACCACGGGACCTGCCACGTGCCGAAGTCCTCCTCCAGCCGGGCCACTGCGCCCGCGAACGATGACAGCAGCACCTCGTCATCGGCGTGGCCGTGAGCGATGAAGTCCTCACCGGACATTCCACGCTCGCGCGCGTCCGCGGCAACGGCCCGAAGCACGTCCTCCCCCCAGAACACCGCGAGCGACGTTGCGACCGAGTTCACCCCCCAGCGGTAGTCCCAGTCGCGCAGCACCTCGGCCGCCTGGACGATGCGCCACGCTGCGTCGATCTCGTCGACGGCCTGGAGCAGCGCCGGCACCATCTCGGCAAACGACGGCAGGTAGCTGTCGTACGCCAGCTCCGTGAGCGACGCCATCGTGAACGGATCCGGATCCTCGAGCAGCATCAGCGCGTGCTTGCCGCGCGGCGACTCCGCCGTCGTGGTTTCGACATAGGCGGGATAGTCCTCGCGCCGGGGGCTGTCCGGCCCCGCCGCGGACCACGGCCAGTTGTTCACGTTGTAGACCCAGCCGATGTCCGGGTTGACCACGTTGGGCGTCTCCTCGTAGGAGAGCACACCGTCGTACGCGGTCGCGGGGTCACTTCCATCCACCGGCTGCGACCAGTCGAAGCGCGGGTCACGACGCGGGATGTAGTTCGAGTGGAAGTACGCGATGTTGCCTTCCGCATCGGCGAAGATCGTGTTGTTCGACGAGTTGGTGTGCAGCCGCATGATCTCGACGTACTCGTCGAGGTTGGCGGCCCTGGTGCGGCTGTACGACTGGATCAGTGCATTCACCGGCTGCCACATGATGTGCACGCTCAGCCAGCGCTCCCCTTCGCGCCCCACGATGGGACCGCGGTGCGTGAAGTACGCGGTGAACGTCCGCTCCTGCAGGCCGCGATCGGTGCGGTACGGGATCGTGATCGTGCGCGAGGTCATCGGGCGCTCCTCGTCGCCGTACCGGTAGAAGTAACGGCCGTTGCGCCGGACCGGCGTCTCGAGGAACCAGTCGATGTTGTCGACGCGACTCGACGTGTGCATCCAGCCGGCGCGCTCGCTGAAGCCCTGGTAGATGAAGAACTGCCCCCAGGTCACGGCACCGTACGCGTTCAATCCCTCGTTGCTCGTCATCTGCAGCTCGGAGCGGAAGTAGAACGACGTGTGCGGGTTGATGAAGAGCAGCGCGTTGCCGTTGCGCGTGAGCTCGGGCGCAATGGCGAACCCGTTGGAGCCGCGCGGCTCGGGCGCCGGCCCGTCGAGTGAGCCGAGCATCTCCTCGAGCGGCGAAGGCACCGGCTCCGGCGCATCCGTTCCGCCGTAGAACGCGGCGAGATCCTCGAGGGAGATGCGCTCGATGTCGCCGCCGATGCTGCCCTCCGTGAAGCTGAGGGCCATCCACGGCTCGAAGCGCCTGATCACGCGAGGCTCGACGTCCGGGTGCGTGTGCAGGTAGTAATTGAGGCCGGCGGCCCAGGAATCCATCAGTCGCTTCAGCCAGTCGGGGCTGGCCGAGTACGCCGCCTTCAGCGAATCCGGATCCGCGTACATGCGCGCACGCAGATCATGCCAGATGCCGCCCTCGCCCTCTGCCTGGGCGAGGTAACCGAGCGAGAGGATGTAGTTCATCTCGACCCGGTTGAAGTCGTCCTCCGCCTGGGCGTAGACCATGCCGAACACGGCGTCCGCATCCGTCTCGCCGTACACGTGCGCGATGCCCCAGCGGTCGCGGATGATCTCGATGTCCTGCGCCTGCTGCTCCCAGCGCCGGACTTCCTCCGGCGTGAACGACTGTGCGGCCAGCGGCGGGGCCGGCGCGAAGAGCAGGATGCAGATCGCGGCAGTGCGGAGCAGTCTCGTCATGATCGTCGCCCGGATGGAGTGTGTCGGATTGCGGGCAACGTACGGCGGGCGGGTCCGGCGGTTCAAGTCGGGGGCGACGGCACCGCTCCTGCACGGACTGGCGCAGCGCCGCGCCTCATTTCATTGTTGCGGCATCGAGCAAGCGGCTCGCACCCCGAACGCCACCTCTGCGCGGGATCACACCCATGCCCCTCGATCGCGGCATCATCGATCAGCAGCTCCAGGAGCTGGGCGAAGGCAACCGCTGGTGGGACCAGCGCGAGATGCGCGACCTGCCCGCCGTGCTCGGCGCCGACGAGCGCATCCTCGCGATTGCCCGCGGCCGCATCGCCCGCGTGCGCGTGCTGCGGCGAAGCTGGCTCATCATCGTGACCGATCGCCGCCTGCTCTGCCTCCGCTCCGCAGGCGGCGGCGGATGGCGCCAGGTGGACGTGCCCGCAAAGCAGATCACGCGCGTGGCCCTTCGCATCGGACCGATGCACGGCCGGGTACGCGTGACCGCGGGAGATCGAAATCTCCGGCTCCTCGTTCCTCGCAGCGACGCGTACAAGCTCGCGACCGCGCTGACCGGGGTCGGCAGCATCACGCGACCTTCGCCCAACCTCCCCGGCCCCGTGCTCATGGTACGGCGCGTCTTCGACCACGTGCTCGCGCTGCCCGCCGCCGCGCTCAATCCGAATGCTGCGGAGCCCGTCGCGGCAGCCGCCGGCAACAGGGGGCAGCAGGTCGCCAGGGCCGCCGCGCTGCCCGATC is drawn from Longimicrobiales bacterium and contains these coding sequences:
- a CDS encoding PH domain-containing protein, with the protein product MPLDRGIIDQQLQELGEGNRWWDQREMRDLPAVLGADERILAIARGRIARVRVLRRSWLIIVTDRRLLCLRSAGGGGWRQVDVPAKQITRVALRIGPMHGRVRVTAGDRNLRLLVPRSDAYKLATALTGVGSITRPSPNLPGPVLMVRRVFDHVLALPAAALNPNAAEPVAAAAGNRGQQVARAAALPDPVTEQRIEWLEAQVAELQQQIDFLERLLQERHEAKAAFEP
- a CDS encoding methylated-DNA--[protein]-cysteine S-methyltransferase, with product MNTTIERTLPPADEMYGALLARDTRYDGIFFTAVRTTGIFCRPTCPAKKPDRRNVDFFASARAALAHGFRPCLRCRPMEPPGATPEPIRLLLAEIERAPMNRLRDADLRARGLEPAALRRWFRTHHGMTFQAYHRALRLSRALGQLASGADITRAAFDNGYDSLSGFQDALRQITGRSPARSRNTTVVHLSRVLTPLGPMLLGTADEQVCILEFTDRRMLETQLTRLSRKLGCAFLPGSTDVSRRMEGELAEYFAGERRVFETPVATPGTDFQQRVWAALREIPFGTVRSYGEQARAIGEPNAVRAVARANGDNRIAIVIPCHRVIGADGTLTGYGGGLWRKQWLLEHEGWTSPGTGSVTSAQTELL
- a CDS encoding penicillin acylase family protein, with amino-acid sequence MTRLLRTAAICILLFAPAPPLAAQSFTPEEVRRWEQQAQDIEIIRDRWGIAHVYGETDADAVFGMVYAQAEDDFNRVEMNYILSLGYLAQAEGEGGIWHDLRARMYADPDSLKAAYSASPDWLKRLMDSWAAGLNYYLHTHPDVEPRVIRRFEPWMALSFTEGSIGGDIERISLEDLAAFYGGTDAPEPVPSPLEEMLGSLDGPAPEPRGSNGFAIAPELTRNGNALLFINPHTSFYFRSELQMTSNEGLNAYGAVTWGQFFIYQGFSERAGWMHTSSRVDNIDWFLETPVRRNGRYFYRYGDEERPMTSRTITIPYRTDRGLQERTFTAYFTHRGPIVGREGERWLSVHIMWQPVNALIQSYSRTRAANLDEYVEIMRLHTNSSNNTIFADAEGNIAYFHSNYIPRRDPRFDWSQPVDGSDPATAYDGVLSYEETPNVVNPDIGWVYNVNNWPWSAAGPDSPRREDYPAYVETTTAESPRGKHALMLLEDPDPFTMASLTELAYDSYLPSFAEMVPALLQAVDEIDAAWRIVQAAEVLRDWDYRWGVNSVATSLAVFWGEDVLRAVAADARERGMSGEDFIAHGHADDEVLLSSFAGAVARLEEDFGTWQVPWWHINRFQRISPEIGPNFDDARHSIPVPFTSARWGSLASFGARPYPNTKKWYGTSGNSFVAVVEFGDSVRARAVSAGGESGDPASPHFDDQAAIYAMGALRDVYFYRSDVEAHAERRYAPGQ